In the Deinococcus carri genome, one interval contains:
- a CDS encoding SRPBCC family protein: protein MTADLSPNSPSPRPYRQHSTESLLSPTERGVMGVLGLAALTLSLRGGALERLLLGAVGVGLAGMAATGTNPLATALKIRQNEEGDTLVSDAITVGKSPEDLYAVWRNLTNLPLLMRHLKSVEVLDERRSRWTVPGPVGDVSWEAELTADEPGRRIAWQSLPGAAVENSGEVLFRPAPGDRGTEIRVNLAYRAPGGTTGAVIARLTGQEPSQQLRDDLLRFKREQELGYYPTTEGQSSGRAAKGGQQ from the coding sequence ATGACAGCCGACCTGTCACCGAACAGCCCGTCGCCCCGGCCTTACCGGCAGCACAGCACCGAATCCCTGCTCTCGCCCACCGAGCGCGGGGTGATGGGGGTGCTGGGGCTGGCCGCCCTGACGCTGAGCCTGCGCGGCGGTGCGTTGGAACGGCTGCTGCTGGGGGCAGTGGGCGTGGGGCTGGCGGGCATGGCCGCCACCGGGACCAACCCGCTGGCGACCGCCCTCAAGATTCGCCAGAACGAGGAGGGCGACACGCTGGTGAGTGACGCCATCACGGTCGGGAAGTCGCCCGAGGACCTCTACGCGGTCTGGCGGAATCTGACCAACCTGCCGCTGCTGATGCGCCACCTCAAGTCGGTGGAGGTTCTGGACGAGCGGCGCTCTCGCTGGACGGTGCCGGGGCCGGTGGGCGACGTGAGCTGGGAGGCCGAACTCACCGCCGACGAGCCGGGACGCCGCATCGCGTGGCAGTCGCTGCCCGGCGCGGCGGTCGAGAACAGCGGCGAGGTGCTGTTCCGGCCCGCTCCCGGCGACCGGGGCACCGAGATCCGGGTGAACCTGGCCTACCGGGCACCCGGCGGCACCACCGGCGCGGTGATTGCCCGCCTCACCGGGCAGGAGCCTTCGCAGCAGCTCCGCGACGACCTGTTGCGCTTCAAACGGGAACAGGAACTGGGGTACTACCCCACCACCGAGGGCCAGAGCAGCGGCCGCGCCGCGAAGGGGGGACAGCAGTGA
- a CDS encoding zinc-dependent alcohol dehydrogenase has product MKAVVWQGTNKVGVERVPDPTLILQTDAIVRVTSTAICGSDLHLLDGFIPGMERGDIVGHEFMGEIVEVGRDVRNVKVGDRVVVPFNLACGVCDPCRRGLFSACDNSNPAPNARTVEALYGAMSPGGLFGYTHMFGGYAGGQAQFVRVPFADVGCFKIESDLRDEQVLFLTDIFPTGYQAAEQCGIVPGRDVVAVFGAGPVGQFAARSALMLGAAHVIVIDRVPERLGMAEAAGCQVINYEKEDVLLALRDATGGRGPDHVIDGVGLEAHGHGPGALLDTAEQKMRMSFDRITAVRWAILSCAKGGTVSMPGVYAGLVDKFPLGAAFGKGLTFRLGQTHTHRYVLPLLDRIQSGQIDPSFVITHRASLDEAPELYKTFRDKHDGCVKVVLDPWGQPGEVQKV; this is encoded by the coding sequence GTGAAGGCCGTCGTCTGGCAGGGCACCAACAAGGTGGGCGTCGAGCGCGTGCCCGACCCCACCCTCATTCTTCAGACCGACGCCATCGTGCGCGTCACCTCCACCGCCATCTGCGGCTCGGACCTGCACCTGCTCGACGGCTTCATCCCCGGCATGGAGCGGGGGGACATCGTGGGGCACGAGTTCATGGGCGAGATTGTGGAGGTGGGCCGCGACGTGCGCAACGTGAAGGTGGGCGACCGGGTGGTCGTGCCCTTCAACCTGGCCTGCGGGGTGTGCGACCCCTGCCGCCGGGGCTTATTTAGCGCCTGCGACAACTCCAACCCCGCCCCCAACGCGCGGACGGTGGAGGCGCTGTACGGTGCGATGAGTCCCGGCGGCCTCTTCGGCTATACCCACATGTTCGGCGGATACGCGGGCGGACAGGCGCAGTTCGTGCGCGTGCCCTTCGCGGACGTAGGGTGCTTCAAGATCGAGTCCGACCTGCGTGACGAGCAGGTGCTGTTTCTCACCGACATCTTCCCCACCGGCTACCAGGCCGCCGAGCAGTGCGGCATCGTGCCCGGCCGCGACGTGGTGGCGGTGTTCGGGGCGGGGCCGGTCGGGCAGTTTGCGGCCCGCAGCGCCCTGATGCTGGGCGCGGCCCACGTGATCGTGATCGACCGCGTACCCGAGCGCCTGGGGATGGCCGAGGCGGCGGGCTGCCAGGTGATCAACTACGAGAAGGAAGACGTGCTGCTCGCCCTGCGCGACGCCACCGGCGGGCGCGGCCCCGACCACGTGATCGACGGTGTGGGCCTGGAAGCGCACGGCCACGGTCCCGGCGCGCTGCTCGACACCGCCGAACAGAAGATGCGCATGAGCTTCGACCGCATCACCGCCGTGCGCTGGGCCATCCTGAGCTGTGCCAAGGGCGGCACCGTCAGCATGCCGGGCGTGTATGCCGGGCTGGTGGACAAGTTCCCGCTGGGCGCGGCGTTCGGCAAGGGCCTGACCTTCCGCCTGGGCCAGACCCATACCCACCGCTACGTGCTGCCGCTGCTCGACCGCATCCAGTCGGGCCAGATCGACCCCAGCTTCGTGATCACCCACCGCGCCTCTCTGGACGAGGCCCCGGAACTCTACAAGACCTTCCGCGACAAGCACGACGGCTGCGTCAAGGTCGTCCTTGACCCCTGGGGCCAGCCCGGAGAGGTGCAGAAGGTCTGA
- a CDS encoding enoyl-ACP reductase, with protein MSVTVDLSSKTALVMGVANARSLGWAIAEQLLAAGCRVGFSYQGERLKPELEKLTAGRDGTWIQQADATSEDDLTALFARVRDEFGHLDYLVHSIGFAPRTAMEGRFLDTTPDDWNTALNVSAYTLVSAARHAEPLLREGGSIVSLTYHASQQVVPKYNVMGVAKAALEAATRYLASELGAAGVRVNTISAGPMRTIAARSIPGFGTMYEKAAQSAPLGRNATPEEVGGLALFLLSDLGSGVTGQTVYVDAGASIMSMKVE; from the coding sequence ATGAGCGTAACCGTTGACCTGTCCAGCAAGACCGCCCTGGTGATGGGTGTCGCCAACGCCCGCAGCCTGGGCTGGGCCATCGCGGAGCAGCTTCTCGCGGCGGGGTGCCGCGTGGGCTTCTCGTACCAGGGCGAGCGCCTCAAGCCCGAGCTGGAGAAACTGACTGCCGGGCGGGACGGCACCTGGATCCAGCAGGCCGACGCGACGAGCGAGGACGACCTGACCGCCCTCTTTGCCCGCGTCCGGGACGAGTTCGGGCACCTGGATTACCTCGTCCACTCCATCGGCTTCGCGCCGCGCACGGCGATGGAGGGCCGCTTCCTCGACACCACGCCCGACGACTGGAACACGGCCCTGAACGTCAGCGCGTACACGCTGGTGAGCGCCGCGCGGCATGCCGAACCGCTGCTGCGCGAGGGCGGCAGCATCGTCAGCCTCACCTACCACGCCTCGCAGCAGGTGGTCCCCAAGTACAACGTGATGGGCGTGGCGAAGGCGGCCCTGGAGGCGGCCACCCGCTACCTCGCCTCCGAGCTGGGCGCGGCGGGCGTGCGCGTGAACACCATCAGCGCCGGGCCGATGCGGACCATCGCCGCCCGCTCCATCCCCGGCTTCGGCACCATGTACGAGAAGGCCGCCCAGAGTGCGCCCCTGGGCCGTAACGCCACCCCCGAGGAGGTCGGCGGGCTGGCCCTCTTCCTGCTCAGCGACCTGGGCAGCGGCGTGACCGGGCAGACGGTGTACGTGGACGCCGGGGCCAGCATCATGAGCATGAAGGTGGAGTGA
- a CDS encoding 8-oxo-dGTP diphosphatase — protein sequence MPYQPILGTLGYVLSPDRREVLLLHRDTRPGDHHLGKYVGLGGKLERDESVTAGLRRELLEEAGITATRMSLRGTLSWPGFGQNGEDWLGFIFLIEAFEGTPPAANAEGTLSWQPLARLLGGELPLWEGDRLFLPLVFDDDPRMFHGVMPYRDGHPAGWDFERL from the coding sequence ATGCCCTACCAGCCCATCCTCGGCACGCTCGGCTACGTCCTCTCGCCTGACCGCCGGGAGGTGCTGCTGCTTCACCGCGATACCCGTCCGGGCGACCACCACCTGGGCAAGTACGTCGGGCTGGGCGGCAAGCTGGAGCGCGACGAGAGCGTCACGGCGGGCCTGCGGCGGGAACTGCTGGAGGAGGCGGGCATCACCGCCACCCGCATGAGCCTGCGGGGCACGCTGAGCTGGCCCGGCTTCGGCCAGAATGGTGAGGACTGGCTGGGCTTCATTTTCCTGATTGAAGCCTTCGAGGGCACCCCGCCGGCCGCCAATGCGGAGGGCACCCTGTCCTGGCAACCCCTGGCCCGGCTCCTGGGCGGCGAGTTGCCGCTCTGGGAGGGAGACCGGCTCTTTCTGCCGCTGGTCTTTGACGACGACCCCCGCATGTTTCACGGTGTCATGCCCTACCGGGACGGCCACCCGGCAGGCTGGGACTTCGAGCGGCTCTGA
- a CDS encoding acyltransferase has translation MTWLKPVSIDANAQAAYSEFLRDLEARLADPRTDRNVLAREVLAQAMYGREYGQLLADAPLAALNLDARNVTFEAEYYMATDASRFAQVKPLLWLWKNLDLTPTGQNPVLGIPVRRLLAERIFKRVGRNFKCWQNVEFSVGYNMEVGDDVVVHRHVLLDDIGGIELQDGASVSDYVNIYSHTHSVLDGPDVTLRRTVIGRGARLTYHSTILAGSVVSDDAMLATHALLRGDIPPHGIAMGVPARVTRYKLRDPQEYSVDARTWPHEPGRKANPAFPDPTPSQTRKPTLEETGEG, from the coding sequence GTGACTTGGCTGAAGCCGGTGAGCATCGACGCGAACGCGCAGGCGGCGTACAGCGAGTTTCTGCGTGACCTGGAGGCCAGGCTGGCGGACCCGCGGACGGACCGGAACGTGCTGGCCCGCGAGGTGCTGGCCCAGGCCATGTACGGGCGCGAGTACGGGCAGCTCCTGGCCGACGCGCCGCTGGCCGCCCTGAACCTCGACGCGCGCAACGTGACCTTCGAGGCCGAGTACTACATGGCGACCGACGCTTCGAGGTTCGCGCAGGTCAAGCCGCTGCTGTGGCTGTGGAAGAACCTCGACCTGACGCCCACCGGCCAGAATCCGGTGCTGGGGATTCCCGTGCGCCGTCTGCTGGCCGAGCGCATCTTCAAGCGGGTGGGCCGCAACTTCAAATGCTGGCAGAACGTGGAGTTCTCGGTGGGCTACAACATGGAAGTCGGGGACGACGTGGTGGTCCACCGCCACGTGCTGCTCGACGACATCGGGGGCATCGAGTTGCAGGACGGGGCTTCCGTCAGCGACTACGTGAACATCTACAGCCATACGCACTCGGTGCTGGACGGCCCCGACGTGACCCTGCGCCGCACGGTGATTGGCCGGGGCGCGCGCCTCACCTACCACTCGACCATCCTGGCGGGCAGCGTGGTCAGCGACGACGCGATGCTCGCCACCCACGCCCTGCTGCGCGGCGACATTCCGCCGCACGGCATCGCGATGGGCGTGCCCGCCCGCGTCACCCGCTACAAGCTGCGCGACCCGCAAGAGTACAGCGTGGACGCCCGCACGTGGCCGCACGAGCCGGGCCGCAAGGCCAATCCCGCCTTCCCCGACCCCACCCCCAGCCAGACCCGCAAGCCCACCCTGGAAGAGACGGGCGAGGGCTGA
- the pgeF gene encoding peptidoglycan editing factor PgeF, with product MTRDTDRLMLLRSPVLPVPHAFTTRGGGVSQGPYAGLNLDDREDDPQAVAENRRRVAEALGFGVGRLARLNQVHGNDVREASPGVQEGDALVSTEPGLLLAIGTADCYPLLLADPQAGVVGAAHAGWRGTLGRIAARTVEAMVERGATPAHIRAAVGPGISGEQYPVGADVARGFREAGLGAFMLESGRQSHLDLAGANRAVLLAVGLRPEHVWVSGRCSTEADFYSYRRDAGRTGRMWAVIGLPPVPAGRGGEA from the coding sequence ATGACGCGAGATACTGACCGCCTGATGCTCCTGCGTTCCCCGGTCCTGCCCGTCCCGCACGCGTTCACCACGCGCGGCGGGGGCGTGTCGCAGGGACCCTACGCGGGCCTGAATCTCGACGACCGCGAGGACGACCCGCAGGCCGTGGCCGAGAACCGCCGCCGGGTGGCGGAGGCGCTGGGCTTCGGTGTGGGGCGGCTTGCCCGCCTGAATCAGGTCCACGGCAACGACGTGCGGGAGGCCTCGCCCGGCGTGCAGGAAGGGGACGCCCTGGTGAGCACCGAGCCGGGGCTGCTGCTCGCCATCGGCACCGCCGACTGCTACCCGCTGTTGCTGGCCGACCCGCAGGCCGGGGTGGTCGGGGCGGCCCACGCAGGCTGGCGCGGCACGCTGGGGCGCATCGCGGCGCGGACGGTGGAGGCGATGGTGGAACGTGGCGCGACGCCGGCCCACATCCGCGCGGCGGTCGGCCCCGGCATCAGCGGCGAGCAGTACCCAGTCGGGGCGGACGTGGCCCGCGGCTTCCGGGAAGCGGGGCTGGGAGCGTTCATGCTGGAGAGCGGCAGGCAATCCCATCTCGACCTGGCGGGCGCGAACCGGGCCGTGCTGCTGGCGGTGGGCCTGCGCCCCGAACACGTCTGGGTCAGCGGGCGCTGCTCCACCGAGGCCGACTTCTACTCGTACCGGCGCGACGCGGGCCGCACTGGGCGGATGTGGGCGGTCATTGGGCTGCCGCCTGTCCCGGCCGGGCGGGGGGGGGAGGCATGA
- a CDS encoding DinB family protein produces MTKRSKVFVPAVVTVATVGVAAGAAYVARNHKGDVKEFFVAQGLERPAGRMSYTDLGQGLERGGVFLAQRATRAADTDANRAVLTHIIGIERWGQNRLRAALGQRAFERDEHHPYKPGAGTTLRELQNLLSQTRAQTVDLARQLHAAPPQDDLKVEHNGLGPLTPKAWLRYLTQHADLESRKLRGAKDLKALGE; encoded by the coding sequence ATGACCAAGCGCAGCAAGGTGTTCGTGCCCGCCGTCGTGACGGTGGCGACGGTGGGGGTTGCCGCCGGGGCCGCCTACGTGGCCCGCAACCACAAAGGCGACGTGAAGGAGTTCTTTGTGGCGCAGGGGCTGGAGCGGCCCGCCGGGCGCATGAGCTACACCGACCTGGGGCAGGGGCTGGAGCGCGGCGGCGTCTTCCTGGCGCAGCGGGCCACGCGGGCCGCCGACACCGACGCCAACCGCGCGGTCCTGACCCATATCATCGGCATCGAGCGCTGGGGGCAGAACCGGCTGCGGGCAGCGCTGGGCCAGCGCGCCTTCGAGCGCGACGAGCATCACCCCTACAAGCCCGGCGCGGGCACCACCCTGCGCGAGCTTCAGAACCTGCTGTCGCAGACGCGCGCACAGACGGTGGACCTGGCCCGCCAGCTCCACGCCGCACCCCCCCAGGACGACCTGAAGGTGGAACACAACGGCCTGGGACCGCTGACCCCCAAGGCCTGGCTGCGCTACCTGACCCAGCACGCCGACCTGGAAAGCCGCAAGCTGCGCGGGGCCAAGGACCTCAAGGCGCTGGGCGAGTAG
- a CDS encoding 5-formyltetrahydrofolate cyclo-ligase, with protein sequence MTGPLTAGACREAMWNRLAATRAVSYPLPPHGHHPNFARARDAARHLLAHPELAGVRVLVAGPERVLLPLRKLALEAGLTLYVPHQKKEGWYWRLTELAGAQLSRMAAVGEPRLQPEGAQAAVLACVAADRQGGRLGKGFGWGARGLKLDLPEYTLAHPLMLLDGLPCPADSVVRLISTPGGVVTPGKP encoded by the coding sequence TTGACGGGGCCGCTCACTGCCGGGGCCTGCCGCGAGGCGATGTGGAACCGGCTGGCCGCCACACGGGCGGTGAGCTACCCGCTGCCCCCCCACGGCCACCACCCCAACTTCGCGCGGGCCAGGGACGCGGCGCGGCACCTGCTGGCGCACCCCGAGCTGGCAGGCGTGCGCGTGCTGGTGGCAGGGCCGGAGCGGGTGTTGCTGCCGCTGCGCAAGCTCGCGCTGGAGGCAGGCCTGACGCTGTACGTGCCGCACCAGAAAAAAGAAGGCTGGTACTGGCGGCTCACCGAACTGGCGGGCGCGCAGCTCAGCCGGATGGCGGCGGTAGGCGAACCGCGCCTCCAGCCCGAGGGCGCGCAGGCCGCCGTCCTCGCCTGCGTGGCGGCGGACCGTCAGGGCGGGCGGCTGGGCAAGGGCTTCGGGTGGGGCGCGCGGGGGTTGAAGCTGGACCTGCCCGAGTACACGCTGGCACATCCGCTGATGCTGCTGGACGGCCTCCCCTGCCCCGCCGACTCGGTGGTCCGGTTGATTAGCACGCCGGGTGGCGTGGTGACGCCGGGAAAACCTTAG
- a CDS encoding DUF488 domain-containing protein yields the protein MTLSTLLTLGYEEADLDAFLATLEEHGITLLVDTRERAQSRRRGYSKTALGQALAERGIGYRHLRALGTPPSLRKEYRLSHDFALLERGYHAHLATQGEALAELGALAARERVCLLCYEADPAACHRSLIARRLQVLGLVGAVEHLHVPPHS from the coding sequence ATGACCCTGTCCACCCTCCTCACTCTCGGCTATGAAGAGGCCGACCTGGACGCCTTTCTCGCCACCCTGGAGGAGCACGGCATCACGCTGCTGGTGGACACCCGCGAGCGTGCCCAGAGCCGCCGCCGGGGCTACAGCAAGACCGCGCTGGGGCAGGCACTGGCGGAACGCGGCATCGGCTACCGCCACCTGCGCGCGCTGGGCACGCCGCCCAGCCTCCGCAAGGAGTACCGCCTCAGCCACGACTTTGCCCTGCTGGAACGCGGCTATCACGCCCACCTCGCCACCCAGGGCGAGGCGCTGGCGGAACTGGGGGCACTCGCCGCGCGTGAGCGGGTCTGCCTGCTGTGCTACGAGGCCGACCCCGCCGCCTGCCACCGTTCCCTCATCGCGCGGCGGCTCCAGGTGCTCGGACTGGTGGGCGCGGTGGAGCACCTGCACGTCCCGCCCCATTCCTGA
- a CDS encoding isochorismatase family protein → MTLTPTALVLLTAQRHHLEDHPAEQAVSQAWQAQVRAARAAGHLVVHVQWDGAPETPFETFSRGWVLHPDFRSEANDLPVRAAGPDAFAGSALDAELRGRAVRELHLLALPGSDVLPATETAARALGYEVRVLEALPETLGTV, encoded by the coding sequence ATGACCCTCACGCCCACCGCCCTCGTGCTGCTGACCGCCCAGCGGCATCACCTGGAGGACCATCCGGCGGAACAGGCTGTGTCGCAGGCCTGGCAGGCGCAGGTGAGGGCGGCGCGGGCGGCGGGGCATCTGGTCGTGCATGTGCAGTGGGACGGCGCGCCGGAGACGCCGTTCGAGACCTTCTCGCGCGGGTGGGTGCTGCACCCCGACTTCCGCTCGGAGGCGAACGACCTCCCGGTGCGGGCGGCCGGACCCGACGCCTTCGCGGGCAGCGCGCTGGACGCCGAACTGCGAGGCCGCGCCGTGCGCGAACTGCACCTGCTGGCGCTGCCGGGGTCGGACGTGCTGCCCGCCACCGAGACGGCCGCCCGCGCCCTGGGCTACGAGGTGCGGGTGCTGGAGGCGCTGCCGGAAACGCTGGGCACGGTCTAA